The following proteins come from a genomic window of Enterobacter chengduensis:
- the parC gene encoding DNA topoisomerase IV subunit A — MSDMAERLALHEFTENAYLNYSMYVIMDRALPFIGDGLKPVQRRIVYAMSELGLNATAKFKKSARTVGDVLGKYHPHGNSACYEAMVLMAQPFSYRYPLVDGQGNWGAPDDPKSFAAMRYTESRLSKYAEVLLGELGQGTVDWVPNFDGTLQEPKMLPARLPNILLNGTTGIAVGMATDIPPHNLREVAKAAITLIEQPKTSLDELLDIVQGPDYPTEAEIITSRAEIRKIYQNGRGSVRMRAVWNKEDGAVVITALPHQVSGAKVLEQIAAQMRNKKLPMVDDLRDESDHENPTRLVIVPRSNRVDMEQVMNHLFATTDLEKSYRINLNMIGLDGRPAVKNLLEILTEWLTFRRDTVRRRLNHRLEKVLKRLHILEGLLVAFLNIDEVIEIIRTEDEPKPALMSRFGISETQSEAILELKLRHLAKLEEMKIRGEQNELEKERDQLQAILASERKMNTLLKKELQADADAFGDDRRSPLHEREEAKAMNEHDMQPSEPVTIVLSQSGWVRSAKGHDIDAPGLSYKAGDSFKAAVKGKSNQPVAFIDSTGRSYAIDPITLPSARGQGEPLTGKLTLPPGATVDHMLMEADDQKLLLASDAGYGFICTFNDLVSRNRAGKALISLPDNARVMAPLVIENESDMLLAITTAGRMLMFPVSDLPELSKGKGNKIVNIPSAEAAKGEDSLAHLFLLPPQSTLTIHVGKRKIKLRPEELQKVVGERGRRGSLMRGLQRIDRVEIDSPARGAAGDSEE; from the coding sequence ATGAGCGATATGGCAGAGCGCCTCGCGCTACATGAATTCACGGAAAACGCCTACCTGAACTACTCCATGTACGTCATCATGGACAGGGCGTTGCCGTTTATCGGAGATGGCCTGAAGCCCGTTCAGCGCCGCATCGTCTATGCGATGTCCGAGCTGGGGCTGAACGCCACCGCCAAGTTCAAGAAATCCGCCCGTACCGTCGGTGACGTGCTGGGTAAATACCATCCGCACGGCAACAGCGCCTGTTATGAAGCGATGGTGCTGATGGCGCAGCCGTTCTCTTACCGCTATCCGCTGGTGGACGGGCAGGGGAACTGGGGCGCGCCGGACGATCCTAAATCCTTCGCGGCGATGCGTTATACCGAATCCCGCCTGTCTAAATATGCCGAAGTGCTGCTGGGCGAGCTGGGTCAGGGAACCGTTGACTGGGTGCCAAACTTCGACGGTACGCTGCAGGAGCCGAAGATGCTGCCTGCGCGTCTGCCGAACATCCTGCTGAACGGCACCACCGGGATCGCGGTCGGTATGGCGACGGACATTCCGCCGCACAACCTGCGTGAAGTGGCGAAAGCCGCCATCACCCTGATTGAGCAGCCGAAAACCTCGCTGGACGAGCTGCTGGATATCGTGCAGGGGCCGGACTACCCGACCGAAGCCGAGATCATCACCTCGCGCGCGGAAATCCGCAAAATCTACCAGAACGGCCGTGGCTCCGTGCGCATGCGCGCGGTGTGGAATAAAGAGGACGGCGCCGTGGTCATCACCGCGCTGCCGCACCAGGTTTCCGGTGCCAAAGTGCTGGAGCAGATCGCCGCCCAGATGCGCAATAAAAAGCTGCCGATGGTGGACGACCTGCGCGACGAATCCGACCACGAGAACCCGACCCGTCTGGTGATTGTGCCGCGATCCAACCGCGTGGACATGGAGCAGGTGATGAACCACCTGTTCGCCACCACCGATCTGGAAAAAAGCTACCGCATCAACCTGAACATGATCGGCCTCGACGGACGCCCGGCGGTGAAAAACCTGCTGGAGATCCTCACCGAATGGCTGACGTTCCGCCGCGATACGGTCCGCCGTCGTCTGAACCATCGTCTCGAGAAAGTGCTTAAGCGCCTGCATATCCTTGAAGGTTTGCTGGTGGCGTTCCTCAATATCGACGAGGTGATTGAGATCATCCGTACCGAGGACGAGCCGAAGCCCGCCCTGATGTCGCGTTTTGGCATCAGCGAAACCCAGTCCGAAGCGATCCTCGAGCTGAAGCTGCGCCATCTCGCCAAGCTGGAAGAGATGAAGATCCGCGGCGAGCAGAACGAGCTGGAAAAAGAGCGCGATCAGCTGCAGGCGATCCTCGCGTCCGAGCGCAAGATGAACACCCTGCTGAAGAAAGAGCTGCAGGCCGATGCCGACGCGTTTGGCGACGACCGTCGTTCTCCGCTGCACGAGCGTGAAGAAGCGAAGGCGATGAACGAGCACGACATGCAGCCGTCCGAGCCGGTGACCATTGTCCTGTCGCAGAGCGGCTGGGTGCGCAGCGCCAAAGGCCACGATATCGACGCGCCGGGGCTCAGCTACAAGGCGGGCGACAGCTTCAAAGCGGCGGTGAAAGGCAAGAGCAACCAGCCGGTGGCGTTCATTGACTCCACCGGCCGCAGCTACGCCATTGACCCGATCACGCTGCCTTCCGCGCGCGGGCAGGGCGAACCGCTCACCGGCAAACTAACGCTGCCGCCGGGCGCGACGGTCGACCATATGCTGATGGAAGCCGATGACCAGAAGCTGCTGCTGGCGTCCGATGCGGGCTACGGGTTTATCTGTACCTTTAACGATCTGGTTTCCCGTAACCGTGCGGGTAAGGCGCTGATTAGCCTGCCGGACAACGCCCGCGTGATGGCACCGCTGGTGATTGAGAACGAAAGCGACATGCTGCTGGCGATCACCACCGCCGGTCGTATGCTGATGTTCCCGGTCAGCGATCTGCCGGAGCTGTCGAAAGGCAAGGGCAACAAGATCGTCAACATCCCGTCGGCGGAGGCCGCGAAAGGCGAAGATAGCCTGGCGCACCTCTTCCTCCTCCCGCCGCAGAGCACGCTGACCATTCACGTCGGCAAGCGCAAAATCAAGCTTCGTCCGGAAGAGCTGCAGAAGGTGGTGGGCGAGCGCGGTCGTCGCGGCTCGCTGATGCGCGGCCTGCAGCGCATCGACCGCGTGGAGATTGACTCTCCTGCACGCGGCGCGGCGGGTGACAGCGAAGAGTAA
- a CDS encoding MurR/RpiR family transcriptional regulator, whose protein sequence is MSRKVDVFGDRLRSRAHQLTPRVLQVARYINENREAVMEQTAMEIATLLKTSDATVVRAIQALGFAGLRDLKQTLEQWFGPVVTSSEKISTTVNTLASDVNASIDFVLEGHQHTCEVLSEPHNRFAMAQAVSLLAQARQVAIFGIGASGILAEYTARLFSRMGLPATPLNRTGIGLAEQLIALQRGDVLVMMAQKSAHREGQTTLREAKRLGIPTILLTNALDSRFSKEASVVIHVPRGGEKGKIPLHGTVLLCLEMIILSVASTEPQRTIKSMKRINELHRGLKPGKKSS, encoded by the coding sequence GTGAGTCGAAAAGTCGACGTCTTTGGCGACCGCCTCCGCTCGCGAGCGCACCAGCTGACGCCGCGGGTGCTGCAGGTGGCGCGCTACATCAACGAGAATCGTGAAGCGGTAATGGAGCAGACGGCGATGGAGATCGCGACGTTGCTGAAAACCTCGGATGCCACCGTCGTTCGCGCCATTCAGGCGCTGGGCTTCGCCGGGCTGCGCGACCTCAAGCAGACGCTGGAGCAGTGGTTTGGTCCGGTGGTCACCTCCAGTGAAAAGATCTCCACTACGGTGAACACGCTCGCCAGCGACGTGAACGCGAGCATTGATTTTGTGCTGGAGGGACATCAGCACACCTGCGAGGTGTTATCCGAGCCCCACAACCGCTTCGCGATGGCGCAGGCGGTCTCGCTGCTGGCGCAGGCGAGGCAGGTCGCCATCTTTGGCATTGGCGCCTCCGGCATTCTGGCCGAGTACACCGCCAGGCTGTTCAGCCGCATGGGGTTACCCGCCACGCCGCTTAACCGGACCGGAATCGGGCTTGCCGAGCAGCTGATTGCGCTTCAGCGCGGCGACGTGCTGGTGATGATGGCGCAGAAATCCGCGCATCGGGAAGGGCAAACCACGCTCCGTGAAGCAAAACGTCTGGGGATCCCCACCATCCTGCTGACCAATGCCCTCGATTCGCGCTTCAGCAAGGAGGCCAGCGTGGTCATCCACGTTCCGCGCGGCGGCGAAAAGGGCAAAATCCCGCTCCACGGCACGGTGCTGCTGTGTCTGGAGATGATTATTTTATCCGTCGCCTCCACCGAGCCGCAGCGCACCATCAAGTCGATGAAGCGCATCAACGAGCTACATCGCGGGTTAAAGCCGGGGAAGAAGAGCAGCTAA
- a CDS encoding YgiW/YdeI family stress tolerance OB fold protein yields the protein MKKFAALAAIMMMTTAPVFAAQGGFNGPSATATQTQTQQGGFVDNNANLTTAAKVKDLKDDAWVKLRGNITERLSDDRYTFRDETGTVVVEIDHKRWNGVTVSPQDKVELQGKVDKDWNEFEIDVKQVIKLNK from the coding sequence ATGAAAAAATTCGCTGCACTTGCTGCCATCATGATGATGACCACTGCCCCTGTTTTTGCCGCGCAGGGCGGATTTAACGGCCCGTCCGCAACCGCGACCCAGACGCAAACCCAGCAGGGCGGTTTTGTGGATAACAACGCCAACCTGACGACGGCGGCAAAAGTAAAGGATCTGAAGGACGATGCCTGGGTGAAGCTGCGCGGGAATATCACCGAGCGCCTGTCCGATGACCGCTACACCTTCCGCGATGAAACCGGCACGGTGGTGGTTGAGATTGACCACAAGCGCTGGAACGGCGTGACCGTTAGCCCGCAGGATAAGGTCGAACTCCAGGGTAAAGTCGATAAAGACTGGAACGAGTTTGAAATCGACGTGAAGCAGGTCATCAAGCTGAACAAATAA
- a CDS encoding iron-siderophore ABC transporter substrate-binding protein has translation MRVLFSMLLLVGFAASAAEPTRTFTDDLNRKVAVPEHPKRIVSLHDLDITIPLIELGVPPVASHGRTRPDGSHFLRSSGMLTGVDFDNSDIKFIGTADIDIEAIAAAKPDLIITEPTRNTPVEQLAKIAPTVSIDHLDGGAPEIYRKLAQLTGTQARLKILERRYQEQIKALKATLDTRKISVSVIQANQGKINAMHSYHSLGRVLRDAGFKFPPLIESIPEGGRIDVSAERLPELDADFVFATWRGDTGGKPQDELAAMDAVMPGWCQFLNACRTGHYVLISREEAISNSFASLGLMAAQVQSQIAGRPLPEASR, from the coding sequence ATGCGCGTACTGTTTTCGATGCTGTTGCTGGTGGGCTTTGCGGCGAGCGCGGCGGAGCCGACCCGGACGTTTACCGACGATCTTAACCGCAAGGTGGCGGTGCCGGAGCACCCGAAGCGGATCGTCTCGTTACACGATCTGGATATCACCATTCCGCTGATTGAGCTTGGCGTGCCGCCGGTGGCGAGCCATGGCCGCACGAGGCCGGACGGCAGCCACTTTCTGCGCTCCAGCGGCATGCTGACCGGCGTCGACTTTGATAATTCCGACATCAAATTTATCGGCACGGCGGATATCGACATAGAGGCCATCGCCGCCGCGAAGCCTGACCTGATTATCACCGAGCCGACGCGCAACACCCCGGTGGAACAGCTGGCGAAAATTGCCCCGACGGTGAGCATCGATCATCTCGACGGCGGCGCGCCGGAGATCTACCGCAAGCTGGCGCAGCTCACGGGCACGCAGGCAAGGCTAAAAATCCTGGAGCGCCGCTATCAGGAGCAGATCAAGGCGCTGAAGGCGACCCTCGACACGCGCAAAATTTCCGTGTCGGTGATTCAGGCCAATCAGGGGAAAATCAACGCCATGCACAGCTACCACTCGCTGGGCCGCGTCCTGCGCGACGCCGGATTCAAATTCCCGCCGCTGATTGAGTCCATTCCGGAGGGCGGACGGATTGACGTCAGCGCCGAGCGCCTGCCGGAGCTGGACGCCGATTTCGTCTTCGCCACCTGGCGCGGGGATACGGGCGGTAAACCGCAGGACGAGCTGGCGGCGATGGATGCGGTCATGCCGGGCTGGTGCCAGTTCCTGAACGCCTGCCGCACCGGGCATTACGTGCTGATCTCGCGTGAAGAGGCGATCTCGAATTCGTTCGCGTCTTTAGGGCTGATGGCCGCGCAGGTGCAGTCGCAGATTGCCGGGCGTCCGCTGCCGGAGGCATCACGGTGA
- a CDS encoding NAD(P)H-dependent oxidoreductase — translation MSNILIINGAKEFAHSKGQLNDTLTEVADGFLRDAGHDVKVVRADSEYDVKAEVQNFLWADVVIWQMPGWWMGAPWTVKKYMDDVFTEGHGSLYASDGRTRSDASKKYGSGGLIQGKKYMLSLTWNAPLEAFTAKDQFFEGVGVDGAYLPFHKANQFLGMDPLPTFIVNDVIKMPDVPRYIAEYRKHLAEIFA, via the coding sequence ATGAGCAACATTCTGATTATCAACGGTGCAAAAGAATTTGCGCACTCTAAAGGCCAGCTGAATGACACCCTGACCGAGGTCGCGGACGGTTTCCTGCGCGACGCCGGGCATGATGTTAAGGTCGTGCGTGCGGACAGCGAGTATGACGTGAAGGCCGAAGTGCAGAACTTCCTGTGGGCCGACGTGGTGATTTGGCAGATGCCGGGCTGGTGGATGGGCGCGCCGTGGACCGTGAAAAAATACATGGACGACGTGTTCACCGAAGGTCACGGTTCGCTCTATGCCAGCGACGGTCGTACCCGTTCTGACGCCTCCAAAAAATACGGTTCCGGCGGCCTGATCCAGGGTAAAAAATATATGCTCTCCCTGACCTGGAACGCCCCGCTGGAAGCCTTCACCGCGAAAGACCAGTTCTTCGAAGGCGTGGGCGTGGACGGCGCCTACCTGCCGTTCCACAAGGCGAATCAGTTCCTGGGCATGGATCCGCTGCCGACCTTTATCGTCAACGACGTGATTAAAATGCCTGACGTCCCGCGCTATATCGCAGAATATCGCAAGCATCTCGCGGAAATTTTTGCTTAA
- a CDS encoding putative quinol monooxygenase: MLTVIAEIRTRPGQHHRQAVLDQFAKIIPTVLKEEGCHGYAPMVDAATDASFQATAPDSIIMVEQWETVAHLEAHLQTAHMKAWSDAVKGDVLETHIRILEQGA, translated from the coding sequence ATGCTTACCGTAATCGCAGAAATCCGTACTCGTCCAGGTCAACATCACCGTCAGGCGGTGCTGGATCAGTTCGCGAAAATTATCCCGACCGTACTGAAAGAAGAAGGCTGCCACGGCTACGCGCCGATGGTGGATGCCGCCACTGACGCCAGCTTCCAGGCGACCGCACCGGACTCGATCATCATGGTTGAGCAGTGGGAAACCGTCGCGCATCTTGAAGCGCACCTGCAGACCGCGCACATGAAAGCGTGGAGCGACGCGGTGAAAGGTGACGTGCTGGAAACCCACATCCGTATTCTGGAGCAAGGGGCGTAA
- the plsC gene encoding 1-acylglycerol-3-phosphate O-acyltransferase yields MLYIVRLILTVIYCILVCIFGSIYCLFSPRNPKHVATFGHMFGRLAPLFGLKVEKRLPEGAENFGNAIYIANHQNNYDMVTASNIVLPPTVTVGKKSLLWIPFFGQLYWLTGNLLIDRNNRAKAHSTIAEVVNHFKKRKISIWMFPEGTRSRGRGLLPFKTGAFHAAIAAGVPIIPVCVSNTSNKINLNRLNNGLVIVEMLPPVDTSKYGKDQVRELAAHCRDLMAEHIALLDKEVAEREAAGKI; encoded by the coding sequence ATGCTATATATTGTTCGTCTTATTCTTACCGTTATCTACTGTATTCTGGTCTGTATTTTCGGCTCTATTTATTGCCTTTTCAGCCCGCGCAATCCGAAGCATGTCGCCACCTTTGGCCATATGTTCGGGCGTCTTGCGCCGCTGTTTGGCCTGAAGGTTGAAAAACGTCTGCCGGAAGGGGCGGAGAATTTCGGTAACGCCATCTATATCGCCAACCATCAGAATAACTACGATATGGTCACGGCCTCCAATATCGTGCTGCCACCGACCGTGACGGTGGGCAAAAAAAGCCTGCTGTGGATCCCGTTTTTTGGCCAGCTGTACTGGCTGACCGGTAACCTGCTGATCGACCGTAACAACCGTGCAAAAGCGCACAGCACCATTGCGGAAGTGGTGAACCATTTTAAAAAGCGCAAAATCTCCATCTGGATGTTCCCGGAAGGAACGCGCAGCCGCGGTCGCGGCCTGCTGCCGTTTAAAACCGGTGCATTTCATGCCGCAATTGCGGCTGGTGTTCCAATTATTCCTGTGTGCGTTTCGAATACTTCGAATAAGATTAATCTTAACCGCCTGAATAACGGGCTGGTGATTGTCGAAATGCTGCCGCCCGTTGATACCAGCAAATACGGTAAAGATCAGGTGCGCGAGCTGGCAGCGCATTGCCGCGATCTGATGGCTGAGCATATTGCGCTGCTCGATAAAGAAGTCGCAGAGAGAGAAGCCGCCGGTAAAATTTAA
- the qseB gene encoding quorum sensing response regulator transcription factor QseB: protein MRILLVEDDRLIGDGIKAGLGKMGFSVDWFTDGKTGQAALSSAPYDAVVLDLTLPEIDGLEILRAWRESGRSEPVLILTARDALSQRVEGLRLGADDYLCKPFALIEVGARLEALVRRSHGQARSELRHGKVTLDPTRLIATLDGEPLTLKPKEFALLELLMRNAGRVLPRKLIEEKLYTWDDDVSSNAVEVHVHHLRRKLGSEFIRTVHGIGYTLGDA, encoded by the coding sequence ATGCGCATTTTACTGGTAGAAGACGACAGGTTAATCGGCGACGGCATCAAGGCGGGTTTAGGCAAAATGGGCTTTAGCGTGGACTGGTTTACCGACGGCAAAACCGGTCAGGCTGCGCTTTCGTCTGCGCCCTATGATGCCGTGGTGCTGGATCTGACGCTGCCGGAAATTGACGGGCTGGAGATCCTGCGCGCCTGGCGCGAGAGCGGGCGCAGCGAGCCGGTACTGATTCTGACGGCGCGGGATGCGCTTAGCCAGCGCGTCGAGGGGCTGCGTCTCGGCGCGGATGATTATCTCTGTAAGCCGTTCGCGCTGATCGAAGTGGGTGCCCGCCTCGAAGCGCTGGTCCGCCGCAGCCACGGCCAGGCGCGCAGCGAGCTGCGCCACGGGAAGGTGACGCTCGATCCGACCCGTCTCATCGCCACGCTGGACGGCGAGCCGCTGACGCTCAAGCCGAAAGAGTTCGCCCTGCTGGAGCTGTTGATGCGCAACGCGGGCCGGGTGCTGCCGCGCAAGCTGATCGAGGAAAAACTCTATACCTGGGACGACGACGTCTCCAGCAACGCGGTAGAAGTCCACGTTCATCACCTGCGCCGCAAGCTCGGCAGCGAGTTTATCCGCACCGTGCACGGCATCGGCTATACGCTGGGGGATGCATGA
- the qseC gene encoding quorum sensing histidine kinase QseC, translating into MKLSLKLRLTLLFLLLSLTAWFAASLVAWQQTTHKLDKLFDTQQMLFAKRLLTMDLNEIRAPERMREIPKKVKHGRLDDDALAFAIYAVDGRMLLNDGENGRDIPYHYRRDGFDDGRLQDDNDEWRFLWLTSPDGKYRVVVGQEWEYRQDMALDVVSSQLTPWLVALPVMLLLLILLLSRELKPLKKLAQTLRSRSPDATDALPLEGVPTEVRPLLDALNHLFARTQEMMTRERRFTSDAAHELRSPLAALKVQTDVAQLSQDDPQAREKALMQLHAGIDRASRLVDQLLTLSRLDSLDSLDGVEQIAMADLLQSAVMDIYPPAQQAGIDMRLNLNAPGVTRTGQQLLLSLLVRNLLDNAIRYSPRGSVVDVTLDAHRFTVRDNGPGISSDALARIGERFYRPPGQDATGSGLGLSIVKRIAALHGMHVALGNAPEGGFEVKVSW; encoded by the coding sequence ATGAAACTGAGCCTGAAGCTGCGCCTGACGCTTCTCTTCCTGCTGCTCTCGCTGACGGCCTGGTTTGCCGCCAGCCTGGTGGCCTGGCAGCAAACGACCCACAAGCTCGATAAGCTGTTCGATACCCAGCAGATGCTGTTTGCTAAACGGCTGCTGACGATGGATCTTAACGAGATCCGCGCCCCCGAACGCATGCGTGAGATCCCCAAAAAAGTGAAGCACGGTCGTCTGGATGATGACGCGCTGGCTTTCGCCATTTACGCCGTCGACGGCAGGATGCTCCTGAACGACGGGGAAAACGGCCGCGATATCCCGTATCACTATCGCCGTGACGGCTTTGACGACGGACGGCTTCAGGATGATAACGACGAATGGCGCTTTTTATGGCTGACCTCGCCAGACGGGAAATACCGCGTAGTGGTCGGCCAGGAGTGGGAGTACCGCCAGGACATGGCGCTGGACGTGGTCAGCTCGCAGCTCACGCCGTGGCTGGTGGCGCTGCCCGTCATGCTGCTGTTGCTGATCCTGCTGTTGAGCCGGGAGCTGAAGCCGCTGAAAAAGCTGGCGCAGACCCTGCGCTCCCGCTCGCCGGACGCCACGGATGCGCTGCCCCTTGAGGGCGTCCCCACGGAAGTGCGCCCCCTGCTCGACGCGCTGAATCATCTCTTCGCGCGTACCCAGGAGATGATGACCCGCGAGCGCCGCTTCACCTCTGATGCCGCCCACGAGCTGCGCAGCCCGCTGGCGGCCCTGAAGGTGCAAACCGACGTGGCGCAGCTCTCGCAGGACGATCCGCAGGCGCGGGAAAAGGCGCTGATGCAGCTGCACGCGGGGATTGACCGCGCTTCCCGTCTGGTGGACCAGCTCCTCACCCTGTCGCGTCTGGACTCGCTCGATAGCCTCGACGGTGTGGAACAGATCGCGATGGCCGATTTGCTCCAGTCCGCGGTAATGGATATCTACCCTCCGGCGCAGCAGGCGGGCATTGATATGCGTCTGAACCTCAACGCGCCCGGGGTGACGCGCACGGGACAGCAGCTGCTCCTGAGCCTGCTGGTGCGCAACCTGCTGGATAACGCGATTCGCTACAGCCCGCGCGGCAGCGTGGTGGACGTGACGCTGGACGCGCATCGCTTTACCGTGCGCGACAACGGCCCGGGCATTTCGTCCGACGCGCTGGCGCGCATCGGCGAGCGCTTTTACCGTCCGCCGGGCCAGGATGCCACAGGCAGCGGGCTGGGGTTATCCATTGTGAAGCGCATCGCCGCCCTGCACGGGATGCACGTCGCGCTGGGCAATGCCCCTGAAGGCGGTTTTGAAGTGAAGGTCAGCTGGTGA
- a CDS encoding FecCD family ABC transporter permease: MNRAGLRALRVGACSTLVRPKALACLAVLMLAACVLTVFGLTHGSLPIPASAIGRALFSPESLTAETRYIVMDIRLPRLLMALLCGAMLGMAGAAMQSITRNGLADPGLIGVKEGCSAAVLLLIFQFPALGLAWRPLVGMAGGLLTALLVIALARDISRPRFILIGIGVSWAFAAAMGVFMTTADVRDVQTAMLWLAGSLHAASWTLVGLAALWAAPAFALLIFTARAADVALLGNHAAAGLGVRTTRLALLRVLAPVVLTAACVSCVGSIGFVGLIAPHMARLLLRGGQTALLTGSAVLGALLVLLADNVGRLAFLPLQLPAGIVISLIGGPFFLLLLWQRRDRF, from the coding sequence ATGAACCGGGCCGGGCTGCGTGCGTTACGCGTGGGTGCCTGCTCGACGCTGGTTCGTCCAAAAGCGCTGGCGTGTCTGGCCGTGCTGATGCTGGCGGCCTGCGTGCTGACCGTTTTTGGCCTGACGCACGGCTCATTACCCATTCCCGCCTCCGCCATCGGGCGCGCGCTTTTTTCGCCTGAAAGTCTGACGGCGGAGACGCGCTACATCGTGATGGATATCCGCCTGCCGCGCCTGCTGATGGCGTTGCTGTGCGGCGCGATGCTCGGCATGGCGGGAGCGGCAATGCAGTCAATCACACGCAATGGCCTGGCCGATCCGGGGCTAATCGGCGTGAAGGAGGGCTGCAGCGCGGCGGTACTGCTGCTGATTTTTCAGTTTCCGGCGCTGGGCCTGGCCTGGCGACCGCTGGTCGGCATGGCCGGCGGGCTGCTCACCGCGCTGCTGGTGATTGCCCTGGCGCGCGACATCTCGCGCCCGCGGTTCATCCTGATCGGCATCGGCGTGTCCTGGGCCTTCGCTGCGGCAATGGGCGTTTTTATGACCACCGCCGACGTGCGCGACGTGCAGACGGCGATGCTGTGGCTGGCGGGAAGCCTGCACGCGGCTAGCTGGACGCTGGTGGGCCTGGCCGCGCTCTGGGCCGCCCCCGCGTTTGCGCTGCTGATCTTTACCGCCCGGGCTGCGGACGTGGCGCTGCTCGGCAACCACGCCGCGGCGGGCCTCGGCGTGCGCACAACCCGGCTGGCGCTGCTGCGGGTTCTCGCCCCGGTGGTGCTGACGGCGGCCTGCGTCTCCTGCGTGGGCAGCATTGGCTTCGTGGGGCTGATTGCCCCGCACATGGCGCGCCTGCTGCTGCGCGGCGGGCAAACCGCGCTCCTGACGGGAAGCGCCGTGCTGGGCGCGCTGCTGGTGCTGCTGGCGGATAACGTCGGACGCCTGGCATTCCTCCCGCTGCAGCTGCCGGCGGGGATTGTGATTTCACTGATTGGCGGACCGTTTTTCCTGCTGCTGCTCTGGCAGCGTCGGGACAGATTTTAG